A window of Corallococcus macrosporus DSM 14697 contains these coding sequences:
- a CDS encoding DUF4150 domain-containing protein, producing the protein MSATVGVNKLSVVHKDTGGTSIAFPDVCKTPSPAGPVPIPYPNVAMSSDTAKGTKKVSVDGKPVCVEDSNFSTSTGDEAGSAGGGVVSGKTKGKAEFVNYSFDVKFEGKSVARTFDLMLHNDKNTPPAPLLQGPVIALGKGVTKAKCLVCEKEL; encoded by the coding sequence ATGAGCGCGACCGTCGGTGTCAACAAGCTGTCCGTCGTTCACAAGGACACCGGAGGCACGAGCATCGCCTTTCCGGACGTCTGCAAGACACCCAGCCCCGCCGGCCCCGTGCCCATCCCCTACCCCAACGTCGCCATGTCGTCGGACACGGCGAAGGGCACGAAGAAGGTGTCGGTGGATGGCAAGCCGGTCTGCGTCGAGGACTCGAACTTCAGCACCAGCACCGGTGACGAAGCGGGCTCCGCGGGTGGCGGTGTCGTCTCCGGCAAGACGAAGGGCAAGGCCGAGTTCGTCAACTACTCCTTCGACGTGAAGTTCGAGGGCAAGAGCGTGGCTCGCACCTTCGACCTCATGCTCCACAACGACAAGAACACCCCACCCGCGCCGCTGCTCCAGGGGCCCGTCATCGCGCTCGGCAAGGGCGTCACAAAGGCCAAAT
- a CDS encoding imm11 family protein has product MSFLILKVTLGEAGFIDAYPRGSPADWKFDKGISLTKEFPVGGEVTFSDNRPDARDLHDFQPNLMSGLLVSGRARKLIESLGVSNAEWLPVIVKDHKGNVVSPDYAFLNLQGAEDAIDMERSVYRMNAIAKDQIGRVKKLALKYEAISPQAKMFRCTMERRLILIREDVHAAFVQAGLTGFKVYEAEGWNGLAL; this is encoded by the coding sequence GTGAGCTTCCTCATCCTCAAGGTCACGCTTGGCGAAGCGGGATTCATCGACGCCTACCCACGTGGGAGCCCGGCGGACTGGAAGTTCGACAAAGGCATCAGCCTGACCAAGGAGTTCCCTGTCGGTGGCGAGGTGACTTTCTCGGACAACCGTCCGGATGCTCGGGACCTCCATGACTTCCAGCCGAACCTGATGAGCGGCCTGCTCGTCTCTGGACGCGCGCGCAAGCTCATCGAGTCACTGGGCGTCTCCAACGCGGAGTGGCTCCCCGTCATCGTCAAGGACCACAAAGGCAATGTCGTCAGCCCTGACTACGCCTTCCTCAACCTGCAGGGCGCGGAAGACGCCATCGACATGGAGCGCTCCGTCTACAGGATGAACGCCATCGCGAAGGACCAGATTGGCCGCGTGAAGAAACTGGCCCTGAAGTACGAGGCCATCTCCCCGCAGGCCAAGATGTTCCGCTGCACCATGGAGCGCCGCCTCATCCTCATCCGTGAGGACGTACACGCCGCCTTCGTCCAGGCAGGACTCACCGGCTTCAAGGTCTACGAAGCCGAGGGTTGGAACGGCCTGGCGCTGTGA
- a CDS encoding imm11 family protein, whose translation MKYFAFKVMAEEAGFIDAYPRGSPADWKFERGVSLAKEFPLGGEVSFSDNYPDDQNLYDFQPNLMSDLLVSGKARKVIESLGVSNAEWLPVTVRNHQGHVVGPDYAFLNLQGTEDAIDMGRSKYEINHIFKDQVGLIENLVLQPKSISPNAKFFRCSTYRRLILVRDDVLNAFEDAGLTGFRVYEAEGWNGLEL comes from the coding sequence ATGAAATATTTCGCATTCAAGGTGATGGCGGAAGAGGCAGGGTTTATTGATGCCTACCCGCGTGGGAGCCCGGCTGACTGGAAGTTTGAACGGGGTGTTAGCCTGGCCAAGGAGTTTCCCCTGGGCGGAGAGGTCTCGTTCTCCGACAACTATCCTGATGACCAGAACCTCTATGACTTCCAGCCCAACCTGATGAGCGATCTTCTCGTCTCAGGAAAGGCTCGGAAGGTCATCGAATCACTGGGCGTCTCCAACGCGGAGTGGCTCCCGGTCACCGTCAGGAACCATCAAGGGCATGTCGTTGGCCCCGACTACGCGTTCCTCAACCTCCAAGGGACGGAAGACGCGATTGACATGGGTCGTTCGAAATATGAAATCAATCATATTTTCAAAGACCAAGTGGGTCTCATCGAGAATCTGGTGCTCCAACCCAAGAGTATCAGTCCCAACGCCAAGTTCTTCAGATGCAGCACGTATCGCCGGCTGATTCTCGTCCGAGATGATGTCCTCAATGCATTCGAAGACGCGGGCCTGACCGGCTTCAGGGTCTACGAAGCCGAAGGCTGGAATGGACTGGAGCTCTGA
- a CDS encoding imm11 family protein, protein MKYFVFKVMAEEAGFIDSYPRGSPAEWKFDEGISLAKEFPAGGEVSFSDNYPDDRNLYDFQPNLMSDLLVSGRARKLIESLEVANAEWLPVVVKDHRGNVVGPDYAFLNLQGAEDAIDMDRSVYRMDALEKDQIGRVKKLALKYESINTQAKMFRCTMERRLILIREDVHAAFVQAGLTGFRAYEAEGWNGLAL, encoded by the coding sequence GTGAAGTACTTCGTCTTCAAAGTCATGGCCGAGGAAGCTGGCTTCATCGATAGCTACCCTCGTGGAAGCCCCGCGGAATGGAAATTCGACGAGGGCATCAGCCTCGCCAAAGAGTTTCCCGCAGGCGGAGAGGTTTCCTTTTCGGACAACTACCCGGATGACAGGAACCTCTATGACTTCCAGCCCAATCTCATGAGCGATCTGCTCGTCTCTGGCCGAGCACGCAAACTCATCGAGTCACTGGAAGTGGCCAATGCCGAATGGCTTCCTGTCGTGGTCAAGGACCACAGAGGCAATGTCGTCGGCCCTGACTACGCCTTCCTCAACCTGCAGGGTGCTGAAGACGCCATCGACATGGACCGCTCCGTCTATCGGATGGACGCGCTGGAGAAGGATCAAATTGGCCGGGTCAAGAAACTCGCGCTCAAGTATGAATCAATCAACACGCAGGCCAAGATGTTCCGTTGCACCATGGAGCGGCGACTCATCCTTATTCGTGAGGATGTGCATGCGGCCTTCGTCCAGGCAGGGTTGACCGGATTCAGGGCCTATGAAGCCGAGGGCTGGAACGGCTTGGCGCTTTAA
- a CDS encoding imm11 family protein, translating to MKYFVFKVMAEEAGYIEELPNGSPADWKFHEGIALTKDFPMGGEVSFSTNYPDNRNLYDFQPNIMRNLLVSGRARKLIESLSVTNAEWLPVVVKDHKGTIVGPDYAFLNLLGTEDAIDMERSEYEMDSLEKDQIGNIDELALSTSTIRPDAKMFRCTKERRLILIREDVLAAFEQAGLTGFKVYEAEGWNGLEL from the coding sequence GTGAAATATTTTGTTTTCAAAGTCATGGCAGAAGAAGCTGGCTACATCGAGGAACTCCCAAACGGCAGCCCTGCTGATTGGAAGTTCCACGAAGGCATCGCCCTCACCAAAGACTTTCCCATGGGCGGGGAGGTTTCATTTTCAACCAACTACCCCGACAATCGGAATCTCTACGACTTCCAACCCAACATCATGAGAAACCTGCTTGTCTCCGGCCGAGCGCGCAAGCTCATCGAGTCGCTCAGTGTGACCAATGCCGAGTGGCTTCCCGTTGTGGTCAAGGACCACAAGGGGACGATCGTGGGTCCTGACTACGCCTTCCTCAACCTCCTGGGCACCGAAGATGCCATTGATATGGAGCGCTCGGAGTACGAGATGGACTCCCTGGAGAAGGACCAGATCGGAAATATTGATGAATTGGCCTTGAGCACCAGCACCATCCGTCCCGACGCAAAGATGTTCCGTTGCACCAAGGAACGCCGGCTCATCCTCATCCGCGAAGATGTCCTTGCCGCCTTCGAGCAAGCGGGGTTGACGGGATTCAAGGTCTACGAAGCGGAAGGCTGGAACGGACTGGAACTCTGA
- a CDS encoding AHH domain-containing protein, which yields MSNLSASEMNTELAQRLLGIFERSRDRKYTAAKAAKKKKPKPKDSAADDADHVDDSAAPRGVLGKDSDYAQNGSDYIASLDGREVYRVFDHSYLDEIRDLVKQTAEFPGGPPENFNPRAKDKDKKPALQKYPYAWEAHHILPGSAFYYELKDGPAFTYRQLRLILQSDYNLNHGHNIIMLPDQAWAVPVHALLQHPGDHPNYTQQVMEDMKAIAQKLQKAIDSQKDHTALVEDVFAQLHKLENKYWKLLVALSRAVVASVTAGKEYKHPLIRFAPKDKKAKSRYEWGALY from the coding sequence ATGAGCAACCTCAGTGCGAGCGAAATGAACACCGAGCTGGCGCAACGGCTCCTGGGCATCTTCGAGCGGAGCCGCGACCGGAAGTACACGGCGGCCAAGGCGGCGAAGAAGAAGAAGCCGAAGCCCAAGGACAGCGCCGCGGACGACGCCGACCACGTGGACGACAGCGCGGCGCCGCGGGGCGTGCTCGGCAAGGACAGCGACTACGCGCAGAACGGCTCCGACTACATCGCGTCCCTGGACGGGCGTGAGGTGTACCGCGTCTTCGACCACTCGTACCTGGATGAGATCCGGGACCTCGTGAAGCAGACCGCGGAGTTCCCCGGGGGACCGCCGGAGAACTTCAACCCGCGCGCCAAGGACAAGGACAAGAAGCCCGCGCTCCAGAAGTACCCGTACGCGTGGGAGGCGCATCACATCCTCCCGGGCTCGGCGTTCTACTATGAGCTGAAGGACGGGCCGGCCTTCACGTACCGGCAGCTCCGCCTCATCCTCCAGTCCGACTACAACCTGAACCACGGCCACAACATCATCATGCTGCCGGACCAGGCCTGGGCCGTGCCCGTTCATGCGCTGCTGCAGCACCCGGGCGACCATCCCAACTACACGCAGCAGGTGATGGAAGATATGAAAGCCATCGCCCAAAAACTCCAGAAAGCGATCGACTCGCAAAAGGACCACACGGCGTTGGTCGAAGATGTTTTTGCTCAATTACACAAGTTGGAGAACAAGTACTGGAAGCTCCTCGTTGCATTAAGCCGTGCAGTCGTGGCGTCGGTCACTGCGGGGAAGGAGTACAAGCATCCCCTCATACGTTTTGCCCCAAAAGACAAGAAGGCCAAGAGTCGCTATGAATGGGGCGCTCTTTACTAA
- a CDS encoding DUF2169 family type VI secretion system accessory protein, producing the protein MGHPSTENLTPFTFEPLFLTDEALRPLFVPVLKATFDLRPRGAPVLSAEQAPLLTGGERWDGGAAASLRLEPEGAFFKAATDVVLVGHAHAPSAGTRELVAELHVGPVHKQVRVLGDRTWFKSMGGIGVTQPLPFERIPLRYERAFGGKDGNAFEPRNPLGTGFREKGSRFEEGLRLPNLESPTEPLKSWGQRPPPTGFGFIEPHWQPRAAYAGTYDDTWKKSRGPLLPKDFDRRFLNGAPPDQRVAGYLRGGEPVLLKHVAPGAPLTFKLPALPSPEVLAPRAQRLDDVDGPLRLDTVVLDTDAMKLFLVWRGTFALRREPTELRAIQVTCEGTEKLEPGQAFGAD; encoded by the coding sequence ATGGGGCACCCCTCCACCGAGAACCTCACGCCCTTCACCTTCGAGCCGCTGTTCCTCACCGACGAGGCGCTGCGGCCCCTCTTCGTCCCCGTGCTGAAGGCCACGTTCGACTTGCGGCCTCGGGGCGCGCCCGTGCTGTCCGCCGAGCAGGCGCCGCTGCTGACCGGGGGCGAGCGCTGGGATGGAGGCGCTGCGGCCAGCCTCCGCCTGGAGCCCGAGGGCGCCTTCTTCAAGGCCGCCACGGATGTGGTGCTGGTGGGCCATGCCCATGCGCCCTCGGCGGGGACTCGCGAGCTGGTCGCGGAGCTGCACGTCGGGCCGGTGCACAAGCAGGTCCGCGTGCTGGGAGACCGCACGTGGTTCAAGAGCATGGGCGGCATCGGGGTGACGCAGCCCCTGCCCTTCGAACGGATTCCCCTGCGCTACGAGCGCGCCTTCGGCGGGAAGGACGGCAACGCCTTCGAGCCGCGCAACCCGCTGGGCACGGGCTTTCGTGAGAAGGGCAGCCGGTTCGAGGAGGGGCTGCGGCTGCCGAACCTGGAGTCCCCCACCGAGCCCTTGAAGTCCTGGGGCCAGCGCCCGCCGCCCACGGGCTTCGGGTTCATCGAGCCGCACTGGCAGCCTCGCGCCGCCTACGCGGGGACCTACGATGACACGTGGAAGAAGTCGCGCGGCCCGCTGCTGCCGAAGGACTTCGACCGGCGCTTCCTCAACGGAGCGCCGCCGGACCAGCGCGTCGCGGGCTACCTGCGGGGTGGAGAGCCCGTGCTGCTGAAGCACGTCGCGCCGGGTGCGCCGCTGACGTTCAAGTTGCCCGCGCTGCCGTCTCCGGAGGTCCTCGCGCCCCGGGCCCAGCGCCTGGATGACGTGGACGGCCCGCTGCGGCTGGACACCGTCGTGTTGGACACGGACGCGATGAAGCTGTTCCTCGTGTGGCGCGGCACCTTCGCGTTGCGGCGCGAGCCCACGGAGCTGCGCGCCATCCAGGTGACGTGCGAGGGCACGGAGAAGCTGGAGCCGGGGCAAGCCTTCGGGGCGGACTGA
- a CDS encoding DUF6209 family protein, with the protein MPRQSPRWCLAAAVAVLLTATAASSQSTSSITFQSPAQGWSVAAAPNPLPFGSTAAIHYSVDRLTQCRGNLNGGAPGWTITGHYRFNNGPVHSFWVAGFSSTPNPPAPAIPLSTHGTLAVWFENTSRWGCQAWDSNFGNNYLFTVQ; encoded by the coding sequence TTGCCGCGTCAATCCCCCCGTTGGTGTCTCGCCGCCGCCGTCGCCGTGCTGCTGACCGCGACGGCCGCCTCCTCGCAGTCCACCTCCAGCATCACCTTCCAGTCGCCGGCGCAGGGCTGGAGCGTGGCCGCCGCCCCCAACCCGCTGCCCTTCGGCTCCACCGCGGCCATCCACTACAGCGTCGACCGGCTGACACAGTGCCGGGGCAACCTCAACGGTGGCGCGCCCGGGTGGACGATTACGGGCCACTACCGGTTCAACAACGGGCCGGTGCACAGCTTCTGGGTGGCGGGCTTCTCCTCCACGCCCAACCCGCCCGCGCCGGCCATCCCGCTCAGCACGCATGGGACGCTGGCCGTCTGGTTCGAGAACACCAGCCGCTGGGGCTGCCAGGCGTGGGATTCCAACTTCGGGAACAACTACCTCTTCACCGTGCAGTGA
- a CDS encoding App1 family protein — protein MADFLPRFYRLAVRVDAQYDALSRKLRQKLGIAPPLRILPYRGYGTPERAVIKARVLEDRHVRPPQQRHTLVGSAVASYKRYMTREVPGARVAVRWGDKRWEGTTDEEGFLELWVPPPEGVRSGWHMVELELLSPEPEGVSRVAAPVRMAGPGAEFGVISDIDDTVIVTGVTDLLKRAWALFLTEHRVRLPFPGVDAFYAALQHGRGANADNPIFYVSSSPWNLYEHLDEFLSLHKIPTGPLMLRDWGLSSQGFAPGGGHGHKLEKIRAVLGTLSHLPFILIGDSGQEDAEHYRTIVREFPGRIHCVYIRNVPGHQRRGEELTRIAEDIRAAGSQMLAVDDTTEAARHAAREGWIQWREVREVEAHRREDAER, from the coding sequence ATGGCCGACTTTCTCCCTCGCTTCTACCGACTCGCCGTCCGCGTGGACGCCCAGTATGACGCGCTGAGCCGCAAGCTCCGTCAGAAGCTGGGAATCGCGCCGCCGCTGCGCATCCTCCCCTACCGGGGCTATGGCACGCCCGAGCGCGCCGTCATCAAGGCCCGCGTGCTGGAGGACCGGCACGTGCGCCCGCCGCAGCAGCGCCACACGCTGGTGGGCAGCGCGGTGGCCTCCTACAAGCGCTACATGACGCGCGAGGTGCCGGGCGCGCGCGTCGCGGTGCGCTGGGGCGACAAGCGCTGGGAGGGCACCACCGACGAGGAGGGCTTCCTGGAGCTGTGGGTGCCGCCGCCGGAGGGGGTGCGCTCGGGTTGGCACATGGTGGAGCTGGAGCTGCTGTCGCCGGAGCCGGAGGGCGTCTCCCGCGTGGCCGCGCCGGTGCGGATGGCCGGGCCGGGCGCGGAGTTCGGCGTCATCAGCGACATCGACGACACCGTCATCGTCACCGGCGTCACCGACCTGCTCAAGCGCGCCTGGGCGCTCTTCCTCACCGAGCACCGCGTGCGGCTGCCCTTCCCGGGCGTGGACGCCTTCTACGCCGCGCTCCAGCACGGCCGGGGCGCCAACGCGGACAACCCCATCTTCTACGTGTCCAGCAGCCCGTGGAACCTCTACGAGCACCTGGATGAGTTCCTCTCCCTCCACAAAATCCCCACCGGCCCGCTGATGCTGCGCGACTGGGGCCTGTCCAGCCAGGGCTTCGCGCCCGGCGGGGGTCATGGGCACAAGCTGGAGAAGATTCGCGCGGTGCTCGGCACCCTGTCGCACCTGCCCTTCATCCTCATTGGCGACAGCGGCCAGGAGGACGCCGAGCACTACCGCACCATCGTCCGCGAGTTCCCCGGGCGCATCCACTGCGTCTACATCCGCAACGTGCCCGGCCACCAACGCCGGGGCGAGGAGCTGACGCGCATCGCCGAGGACATCCGCGCCGCCGGCAGCCAGATGCTCGCGGTGGATGACACCACCGAGGCCGCCCGCCACGCCGCGCGCGAGGGGTGGATTCAGTGGCGCGAGGTTCGCGAGGTGGAGGCCCACCGGCGCGAGGACGCCGAGCGCTGA
- a CDS encoding PPC domain-containing protein produces MQGRLTQSLGWVFSAVLLGACGPTDPAEVVDVSALAEREQGVLYPPPLPPSGDIVDSTAFMGPLHLGGSVQTQFTTQPQYLSFAFNVAAGAQVKLEVTHLGSSMYLDTGLFVYGPKDANGSYGTTLVAQDDDAGYGQLSKLASLSLPQGGEYLAVVSTGTGVGKRFRLQLGCLNGDCVDPALFATCDLDVATRIEVCVQALVEEVDPVLGRPYTAVEAFAACTDANDAYASYLAECAAPQPKPWCTSGQQAFLQRMWPVCQDFYRAYYGVGPLALGNLPLSGPLQAALAAGNGHCKTGENWCDGLLATYTVPGVATVPQSLSQVADAVLYAALGQAADHYRFERMPDLTYARLGEYTGRWFPELLQAFPAALGNGSETPLVAHYHASYPVAPGAKDYHHLYVVLFPQSYKVAAFQVIQHEI; encoded by the coding sequence ATGCAAGGCAGGCTGACGCAGTCTTTGGGTTGGGTGTTCTCCGCGGTGCTCCTGGGTGCGTGCGGTCCAACGGACCCGGCGGAGGTCGTGGATGTCTCGGCGCTGGCTGAGCGTGAGCAGGGCGTGCTGTATCCGCCGCCGCTGCCGCCGAGCGGTGACATCGTGGACAGCACGGCCTTCATGGGGCCGCTGCACCTGGGCGGCTCGGTGCAGACGCAGTTCACCACCCAGCCGCAATACCTCTCCTTCGCGTTCAACGTGGCGGCGGGCGCGCAGGTGAAGCTGGAGGTGACGCACCTGGGCAGCAGCATGTACCTGGACACGGGCCTGTTCGTGTACGGCCCGAAGGATGCCAATGGCAGCTATGGCACCACGCTGGTGGCGCAGGACGACGACGCCGGCTACGGCCAGTTGAGCAAGCTTGCGTCGCTGTCCCTGCCCCAGGGCGGTGAGTACCTCGCGGTGGTGTCCACGGGCACGGGCGTGGGCAAGCGCTTCCGGCTCCAGCTCGGCTGCCTCAACGGCGACTGTGTGGACCCGGCGCTCTTCGCCACGTGTGACTTGGACGTGGCCACGCGCATCGAGGTCTGCGTGCAGGCGCTGGTGGAAGAGGTGGACCCGGTGCTGGGCCGGCCCTACACGGCCGTAGAGGCCTTCGCGGCCTGTACCGACGCGAACGACGCGTATGCGTCCTACCTGGCGGAGTGCGCCGCGCCGCAGCCGAAGCCCTGGTGCACGAGCGGCCAGCAGGCCTTCCTGCAGCGGATGTGGCCGGTGTGCCAGGACTTCTACCGCGCCTACTACGGCGTGGGTCCACTGGCGCTGGGGAACCTGCCGCTGAGCGGCCCGCTGCAGGCGGCGCTGGCGGCGGGCAACGGGCACTGCAAGACGGGTGAGAACTGGTGTGACGGGCTGCTCGCCACGTACACCGTGCCGGGTGTCGCCACCGTGCCGCAGAGCCTCTCCCAGGTGGCGGACGCGGTGCTGTACGCGGCGCTGGGCCAGGCGGCGGACCACTACCGCTTCGAGCGCATGCCGGACCTGACCTACGCGCGGCTCGGCGAGTACACCGGCCGCTGGTTCCCCGAGCTGCTCCAGGCCTTCCCGGCGGCGCTGGGCAACGGCTCGGAGACGCCGCTGGTGGCCCACTACCACGCCAGCTACCCGGTGGCCCCGGGCGCCAAGGACTACCACCACCTCTACGTGGTGCTCTTCCCTCAGTCGTACAAGGTGGCCGCCTTCCAGGTCATCCAGCACGAAATCTGA
- the ppk1 gene encoding polyphosphate kinase 1 has translation MPKRGGGGGRSVTQKPSNRDVIPAGAEPKNTELFFNRELSWMAFNDRVLQLAESAEIPLLERLKFISIYARNLDEFFMIRVARLHEQTRGGVARLVPDGASPSDTLDKLHDGILEQTRRHGEAFEKVLRPALAKKGLRILSARDLDADQRAQVDQRFKEQIFPVLTPLAIGLGRHFPYISNLSLSLAVLLRDPDADEESVARVKVPKELLPRFLPLKGNVFVPLEEVIAQHLGDLFPGMEVLTWGTFRVTRDADFTVSEDAEDLLKAVETELRERRFGDVIRLEVQAGISPKLLEPLVEALGLEARQVYEEHGLVGLNDLQSIAFAPGFPELKDPPWTPVTQARLRPDAEAPDGGTVMASMRRGDLLVHHPYESFTTSVERFVTEAVADGDVLAIKQTVYRTSDSSPLVPALITATERGKQAVCMVELKARFDERTNIRWANALEEAGVHVVYGIPSLKTHAKAILIVRREGDKVRHYVHIGTGNYNPKTARLYTDMGLFTTDPDIGADVADVFNYLTGFGRPKSFRKLLVAPLTMRQGLLDEIKRTVAAHTAERPARIQMKMNALVDPGIIHALYEASRAGVKVELNVRGICCLRPGVPGVSENIRVVSVLGRFLEHSRIYIFERGPEVRCYIGSADLMPRNLDHRVEILAPVEDPALSAQVKDSLERCMTDTTSAWELTADGSWRRRQPRAGEEKRWAQGEMMERALRMAQLQGGRPLP, from the coding sequence ATGCCGAAACGCGGCGGCGGCGGTGGTCGCAGCGTCACCCAGAAGCCCTCGAACCGGGACGTCATCCCGGCCGGCGCGGAGCCGAAGAACACGGAGCTGTTCTTCAACCGGGAGCTCTCCTGGATGGCCTTCAATGACCGCGTCCTCCAGCTCGCCGAGTCCGCGGAGATTCCGCTGCTGGAGCGGCTGAAGTTCATCTCCATCTACGCGCGCAACCTGGACGAGTTCTTCATGATTCGCGTCGCGCGGCTGCACGAGCAGACTCGCGGCGGCGTGGCGCGGCTCGTCCCGGATGGGGCCTCCCCCAGCGACACCCTGGACAAGCTGCACGACGGCATCCTGGAGCAGACGCGCCGGCACGGCGAAGCCTTCGAGAAGGTGCTGCGCCCCGCCCTGGCCAAGAAGGGCCTGCGCATCCTCTCCGCCAGGGATTTGGACGCCGACCAGCGCGCCCAGGTGGACCAGCGCTTCAAGGAGCAAATCTTCCCCGTCCTCACCCCGCTGGCCATCGGCCTGGGGCGGCACTTCCCCTACATCTCCAACCTGTCACTCAGCCTGGCGGTGCTGCTGAGAGACCCGGACGCGGACGAGGAGAGCGTGGCGCGGGTGAAGGTGCCCAAGGAGCTGCTGCCGCGCTTCCTGCCCCTCAAGGGCAACGTCTTCGTGCCGCTGGAGGAGGTCATCGCCCAGCACCTGGGGGACTTGTTCCCCGGAATGGAGGTGCTGACGTGGGGCACCTTCCGCGTCACCCGCGACGCGGACTTCACCGTGTCCGAGGACGCGGAGGACCTGCTCAAGGCGGTGGAGACGGAGCTGCGTGAGCGCCGCTTCGGCGACGTCATCCGCCTGGAGGTGCAGGCGGGCATCAGCCCCAAGCTGCTCGAGCCGCTGGTGGAGGCGCTGGGCCTGGAGGCGCGCCAGGTCTACGAGGAGCACGGCCTGGTGGGCCTCAACGACTTGCAGTCCATCGCCTTCGCGCCGGGCTTCCCGGAGCTGAAGGACCCGCCGTGGACGCCCGTCACCCAGGCCCGCCTGCGCCCGGACGCGGAAGCGCCGGACGGCGGCACGGTGATGGCGTCCATGCGCCGGGGGGACCTGCTGGTCCACCACCCCTACGAGTCCTTCACCACCTCCGTGGAGCGCTTCGTCACCGAGGCCGTGGCGGACGGGGACGTGCTGGCCATCAAGCAGACGGTGTACCGCACGTCGGACAGCTCGCCCCTGGTGCCCGCGCTGATTACCGCCACCGAGCGCGGCAAGCAGGCGGTGTGCATGGTGGAGCTGAAGGCGCGCTTCGACGAGCGCACCAACATCCGTTGGGCCAACGCGCTGGAAGAGGCGGGCGTGCACGTCGTCTACGGGATTCCGTCCCTGAAGACACACGCGAAGGCCATCCTCATCGTCCGGCGCGAGGGCGACAAGGTGCGGCACTACGTGCACATCGGCACCGGCAACTACAACCCGAAGACGGCGCGCCTCTACACGGACATGGGCCTGTTCACCACGGACCCGGACATTGGCGCGGACGTGGCGGACGTCTTCAACTACCTCACGGGCTTCGGCCGGCCGAAGTCCTTCCGCAAGCTGCTGGTGGCGCCGCTCACCATGCGCCAGGGCCTGCTGGACGAAATCAAGCGCACCGTCGCGGCGCACACCGCCGAGCGCCCCGCGCGCATCCAGATGAAGATGAACGCGCTGGTGGACCCCGGCATCATCCACGCCCTCTACGAGGCGTCCCGCGCGGGCGTGAAGGTGGAGCTGAACGTGCGCGGCATCTGCTGCCTGCGCCCCGGCGTGCCCGGCGTGTCGGAGAACATCCGCGTGGTGTCCGTGCTGGGCCGCTTCCTGGAGCACTCGCGCATCTACATCTTCGAGCGCGGGCCGGAGGTGCGCTGCTACATCGGCTCGGCGGACCTGATGCCGCGCAACCTGGACCACCGCGTGGAAATCCTCGCGCCGGTGGAGGACCCCGCGCTGTCCGCCCAGGTGAAGGACTCGCTGGAGCGCTGCATGACGGACACCACCTCCGCGTGGGAGCTGACGGCGGACGGCTCGTGGCGCCGCCGGCAGCCGCGCGCGGGCGAGGAGAAGCGCTGGGCCCAGGGCGAGATGATGGAGCGCGCCCTGCGCATGGCCCAGCTCCAGGGGGGCCGCCCGCTGCCCTGA